A genome region from Phycisphaerales bacterium includes the following:
- a CDS encoding succinate dehydrogenase cytochrome b subunit encodes MSRWPNFFRVSIGKKAIVAITGIILVLFVIAHMLGNLKVYYGDDDGVPAIDVYAKSLRTIGSEFFGYSGVLWIVRGILIIAVVLHITLVIDLAIKSRQARPIGYKHRPKRMMASVASRLMMLSGLLLLIYIPLHILQFTTGTIVFGSYSQWAVYHNLYSAFSMEYWYVPLFYIIVMVCLGFHLYHGAWSVFQSLGWDSPDRNRGFRWLAIIVAIVVAGGFISLPALFWAGAMPEPTQSDSSKVEVTEQQTPVNGVSTSLALDEVR; translated from the coding sequence ATGTCGCGTTGGCCCAACTTCTTCCGAGTCTCTATCGGCAAGAAGGCTATCGTTGCAATTACAGGCATCATTCTCGTCTTATTCGTCATTGCCCATATGCTGGGCAATCTCAAGGTCTACTACGGCGACGACGATGGCGTCCCCGCGATTGATGTCTATGCCAAGTCACTGCGGACCATTGGCAGTGAGTTTTTTGGTTATTCGGGTGTTCTATGGATCGTTCGCGGTATCTTAATTATTGCCGTGGTTCTACACATCACGCTCGTCATTGATCTGGCGATCAAGAGTCGCCAAGCCCGTCCCATTGGCTACAAGCACCGCCCCAAGCGCATGATGGCCTCAGTCGCGTCGCGGCTGATGATGCTTTCAGGACTCCTTTTACTGATCTATATTCCGCTTCACATTCTCCAGTTCACAACTGGCACGATTGTGTTTGGTAGCTATAGCCAATGGGCGGTCTACCACAATCTCTATAGCGCCTTTTCGATGGAATACTGGTATGTCCCGCTTTTTTACATCATCGTGATGGTCTGCCTCGGATTCCATCTTTACCATGGTGCATGGAGTGTGTTTCAATCACTTGGCTGGGATTCCCCAGATCGCAATCGCGGCTTCCGATGGTTGGCCATCATTGTCGCCATCGTGGTTGCCGGAGGCTTTATTTCTCTACCGGCACTTTTCTGGGCTGGTGCGATGCCAGAGCCCACCCAATCTGATAGTTCAAAGGTAGAGGTCACTGAACAACAAACGCCTGTTAATGGGGTATCAACATCCCTGGCACTGGATGAGGTTAGATAA